TCTTGCAACTTTGATTTTTTCTGGATTAAAGCTAACTTCAAGTTCTCTTTGAAAATATTTTGATGCTTCAGTGTCTACCACAATTATTTTATCAAATAACTGATTTTTTTTTAATATGTGTAGCATTTCTTCTTCAAAGACTTCGCATAGTATAATGCCGAGACGTTTCATAAAAATATTTTTGAGTTTGTCTTAATAAGTTTGTTTATTTTATACCCGTAATCATAATCCAATTATGATTAAACTTAATTATTGATTTTTCGATGTCTAAATCTATTCCTGCATTGATTCCCGAAATGGCAAGAACTTTCATTATTACGCCCAAAGAATAAGAGATTTCATTTTTCGAAGTTATATGTATCCATTCATCAAAATACCTTTGTTTTACCCAAGCATCTTCTGAGAGTATAGTAAATCCTGAATTTTTAGTCAGAGATAATAATTCACTCTTTGGTAGCATCTTAACATGAGAGGGATCCCGTATTTTCTCAAGGGCATTATGTATTTCGGCTTCATCTTTTTTTTCCGATGAGACTATATCTAAAATAATTGCCTTTCCACCAAATTTTAATACCCTGTACATTTCTGACAACACTTTTTCAACTTTTATAAAATGATGTAAAGTTAGCCTAGTAACTATTCTATCAAATGAATCATTTTTAAAAGGAAGGCATTCAGCATCACCTATCAAGAAAACTGCATTTTTGCTAGTACTGCATCTTACTTTTGCCTTGGTAGCCATCTCTGGTGTTAAGTCAAAACCTACTATCATCTTAGAAAAAGGCGCAATACAAGAAGTTAGAATACCAGGTCCGCATCCTAGGTCAAGAATGGTCATTTGATTTTTTACATCTAAAGCTTTTTTTATTTTTTCTGTTATCTCAGAATCTGTGAAGATGTTGGAGGATTCTAAAGTTGAAGACTGTTTAGCGAATTCTTCTTTAATTATCTTCTTGTGAGATTCATCTGTCATAATATCTACGATTATTGAATTTTTAATTAAATATCACTATCCTTTTAAATAAATTGCTATTAGATTTCTTAGGTGATATAATGCCAAAAATAGTTGTATTTGAAACATCTTATGGAAATTTTGAAATTGAATTAGACGATGAAAAAGCGCCAATAACAGTTGAAAATTTTTTAGATTATGTTAAAGATGGGTTTTACGATGGTCTAATTTTCCACAGAGTAATCGACGGATTCATGATTCAAGGGGGCGGATTAGATCTAAACATGAAAGAAAAATTGACCAATCCTCCTATCAAAAATGAAGCGGCAAATGGTCTTAAGAATAAAGAGTATACTATTGCTATGGCAAGAACTAGTATAATCGATAGTGCAACTTCTCAATTTTTCATAAATGTTGCAGATAATTCTTTCCTCGATCATGTCAATTCTACCCCTCAAGGATTCGGCTACGCTGTTTTTGGGAAGGTAGTTAATGGAACAGAAGTAATTGATAAAATTAAGATAGTACAAACTACTTCTAGAGGTTCGCCTGATGGAGTTATCCATGACGACGTTCCAAAAGAACCGATAGTAATCAATAAAGCATATATCAAAAGTTAATACTCTTATTTTCTTTTTACTTTAGACATATATGTTTTAATTTTGGCTTTTTATTCTTTTATAGCTAATTAAAAAGTGATTCATAATTTTACGTTCATATAAAATCTGAACTAGTGATAAAAATTAGTAACTTATTTATATATTGTTCTTGGAAATTCAAATGAGATAAATGAGTATATCAGATATCAATTATTTAATTGACATTGGAATGGGAATAGCTTTCTTAGTTAGTTTTATCACTGGTATTTTGAAATTTAAATTATCCTTACTTTTTTTTGCAAACATTGGATTATATCTGCCAACTTTTTGGCTCAACTTTATCCACGACAGAGCTGGTATTCTAATGGGAGGTTTCGTGTTAATTCACCTAATACTCCATTTCAAATGGATTAAAGTCATGACAAAAAAATATCTTTGATCCCAAAACTCTTATTAAGAAATAGTCTATTGTCCTATAGGTGGTTTAATGTATTTTAAAAATCTTAATGATATTGAAGAAATAGAAATTATGCCCAAAATCAAAGTAAGATTTATCCATTCAAATAGTATGACGTTTGCTTATTGGAATATTGAAGCAGGAGCTATATTCCCTGCACATTCTCATTTACATGAGCAAGTCGCTACGATTATTGATGGAGAATTTGAATTCAAAGTGGGGGATGAAAAGAAATTAATGAAAAAGGGAGACGTAGCATTGGTGCAACCTAATATAATTCATTCTGGTATCGCCAAAACTAAATGTAATATAATTGATGTATTTTATCCAATTAGGGAAGATTATTTAGAACTCACTAATAAAAATAAGAAAAAATAATGATTTATATTTAATCCAATATAATTGTTCCGCTACCTCTTGAGGTATGTGGTGAATCAAGATTATCAGAAGAGCCAAGGCCCCAAATTATGTTAATATTTTGCCCATTTACAAATGCTTTATCATAACGGTCCCCTGTATTCAGTTTCCTTTTGAATTCAATAATTGTAAATCCTCCATCTTCACTTCCACTAGTTTCAATTAAATCATTAGCACCTCCAAGTTGCTGATCTGGTGGATGTGGTCCAAATGCTCCAGTTGAGTATATATCAAGAATTGTAGATGATCCGCTTGTTACCCATCCAAATATCATGTCTGCATCTTTCATAGCTTGTGTAGGTTCAAATCCTATCGAGACCCAACCTGAAGTTTGGCCCTTTATTGCCATATACATATATTCGCCATCATTAGACCAGTATATTGTATATCTCCCATTTCCAAATTCTTTGCTATTTTTGTACTCATTTTGCGATAATATTCCATCAGAGTTCCAATTGTTTGTTGGTGGGGCGGGTTTAGGTTCTTCCACTGGAGTTTCTTTTGGGATTGGAGTTGTATTTGGCGATTCTGTAGTTTTCGGTTCTTCAACCGGCACTTCAGTTTGTCCAGGTGGTTTATTTTCTGATGCGCATCCTGAAAATAACAATATAGTGCATAGTACTATCCCCAAAAAAGCCATTCTTCTTATCATATTATCCTCCAATATACTCTAATATATTTCTTTTAAAGCTATAAAAATGTTATCGCTATTTTTTATAAAGTTTTAAAAAAAGATTATTTTCTCCATCATAATAGAAATAAAAAAAATGCACAGTTTGTCGCTTTACTGGAATATGTGAAGGCCCTAGTTTGTTTCGACGTCTCGAAACAATCTAAATCCAAGGAGACAAAAGAAATAAGCATGAAGCATGCCTTTTCTTTCCTTCAAACGCAATGTTTGATTAAGGATTTGATCATGACTAGAGTGTAGTCCCAAAAGATTACGGTGCTTATATAAAAGGATTTTTGGTCCTAATATAATAAAGCTAAGCAATCATAAGGGAATTACTTCAGCATTAGTCCAGTGAAGTTTCGACCTGTGCAACATTTAATATGGTTCTTACATTATTTAAAATTTACTGTTATTAAATATTAATAAATTTAAATATTTTCTTTGTATTATTAATAATATTAAATTTTTAACATGAATTGTTTATTAATAATCTATAAAAAATTGAAACTAATGGGGAAAAAATATTAAATGATGATAATCATTCTATTATTTTATTTGTCATGATATATATGCCTCTATATATAACAAATTAATTCAATAATTAATACGATACCCCTATCTTACATAATATACTTCGAAATAATATAATCCACTATAACTCCTGATTTTTCATTATATCTAAGAAGTATATGTAGGCATAATACTTTTCATTGAATTTTCAAATCAGATAAAGATATAAATTTGAGAAAGCATATATTTATGGGGGAAGATTATGTCTTGGGAAGAAAATAAATCTTTAAATTATAATTTCACTGGAAGGATTGTACTATCAATAGTATTGGCTTCTGCATGGCTTATTTTTTTAATATTGTGGCTTTTCTTTTTTGCAACAAGTTATAACATTTATCAAAACATAGCAATATTTTTGATATCTGTAATAGTTGAGGGTACTTTGCAGGCAGTAACTTGGATACCTTGGGGGATAAAACAAGAAACAAAATCAAATTAGCCAATTGATTAATAATTTAAGAATATATTTTTAAATTAATCTTTCTTATAATATTAGAGAATATGAAAGAATTTAAAGTTGAAAAAGATATCGAAAACATATTGCTTCCCAATGAAGAAGTTCTATATGCTGCACAACAATCCAGAGTTAAAAAAGGCGGATCTTTTACA
The genomic region above belongs to Methanofastidiosum sp. and contains:
- a CDS encoding class I SAM-dependent methyltransferase yields the protein MTDESHKKIIKEEFAKQSSTLESSNIFTDSEITEKIKKALDVKNQMTILDLGCGPGILTSCIAPFSKMIVGFDLTPEMATKAKVRCSTSKNAVFLIGDAECLPFKNDSFDRIVTRLTLHHFIKVEKVLSEMYRVLKFGGKAIILDIVSSEKKDEAEIHNALEKIRDPSHVKMLPKSELLSLTKNSGFTILSEDAWVKQRYFDEWIHITSKNEISYSLGVIMKVLAISGINAGIDLDIEKSIIKFNHNWIMITGIK
- a CDS encoding peptidyl-prolyl cis-trans isomerase, with the protein product MPKIVVFETSYGNFEIELDDEKAPITVENFLDYVKDGFYDGLIFHRVIDGFMIQGGGLDLNMKEKLTNPPIKNEAANGLKNKEYTIAMARTSIIDSATSQFFINVADNSFLDHVNSTPQGFGYAVFGKVVNGTEVIDKIKIVQTTSRGSPDGVIHDDVPKEPIVINKAYIKS
- a CDS encoding DUF4405 domain-containing protein, with the protein product MSISDINYLIDIGMGIAFLVSFITGILKFKLSLLFFANIGLYLPTFWLNFIHDRAGILMGGFVLIHLILHFKWIKVMTKKYL
- a CDS encoding cupin domain-containing protein, encoding MYFKNLNDIEEIEIMPKIKVRFIHSNSMTFAYWNIEAGAIFPAHSHLHEQVATIIDGEFEFKVGDEKKLMKKGDVALVQPNIIHSGIAKTKCNIIDVFYPIREDYLELTNKNKKK